The region GTGATCGCAAAGCCCCAGCTACTCACCGTCTGGGCCACCGACACCACATCGGAGCCGACGACCGCGGCGGGGCTGTTCATGGCGAAATACACGCCTGGCTCAATCACCGAAGCGGCAACCATGGCCATGATCGCCACGAACGACTCCATGAGCATGCCGCCGTATCCGATGTAACGGGCGTTGGTTTCGTTGTCCAGCAACTTGGGCGTGGTGCCCGACGAGATCAGCGCATGGAAGCCCGACACCGCGCCACAGGCGATGGTGATGAACAGGAATGGGAACAGGGTGCCCTTCCAGACAGGGCCAGTGCCGTCGGTGAACTGGGTCAGCGCCGGCATTTTCAGCTCAGGTGCGATGATCAGAATACCGATGGCCAGACCGACGATGGTACCGATCTTGAGGAACGTCGACAGGTAGTCACGTGGTGCCAGTACCAGCCAGACCGGCAGTACCGCAGCAACGAAGCCGTAGCCAACCAGCATCCAGGTGATCTGTACACCGGTGAAGGTGAACGCCGGGCCCCAGACCGGATCCGCGGCAACCTGCCCCCCCAGCCAGATGGACAGCAGCAACAGCACCACGCCCATCAGCGAGATTTCCCCGATACGACCTGGGCGGATGTAGCGCATGTAGATGCCCATGAACATTGCGATCGGAATGGTCGCCATGACCGTGAACATACCCCAAGGGCTCTCGGCCAGGGCCTTGACCACGATCAGCGCCAGCACCGCAAGGATGATGATCATGATCAGGAAGCAGCCAAACAGCGCGATGGTCCCGGGAATACGCCCCATTTCTTCACGGACCATGTCACCCAGCGAGCGGCCGTTGCGACGGGTCGAGAGGAACAGGATCATGAAGTCCTGCACGGCACCGGCCAGCACCACACCGGCAATCAGCCAGAGCGTACCGGGCAGGTAGCCCATCTGCGCAGCCAGCACCGGGCCGACCAACGGGCCTGCACCAGCGATGGCAGCAAAGTGGTGACCAAACAGGATGTGCTTGTTGGTCGGCACATAGTCCAGACCATCATTGTTGAGCACCGCGGGGGTAGCCCGACGCGGATCCAGCTGCATCACCTTGGTGGCGATAAACAGACTGTAGTAACGGTACGCGACCAGGTAGATAGCCACTGAAGCGACGACAATCCACAAGGCGTTGATGGCTTCGCCACGACGCAGGGCAACCACACCCAGCGCACAGGCTCCTATGACTGCCAGCGCCAGCCACGGAATGTGGCGTAGCAGGCTATTATTGTTGTTCATGGTTTGCTTCCAGCTAGTGGATAAAAGACTGCCTTTCGAGTCTAGCGATACTGTCAGGAAAGACCACCCCCCACGTTGGTCTAGAGCCCTCAACGCGGGTTGAACAACGCTCGTTATGCGCCCTTGCGCGGACCATGGCAAGTGTTGAGCTATAGTCAGGAAGAACCCCGGAGTGACTGAACATGAGCGACCACGAAGAACGTCGACGTTTCCAGCGTGTCACCTTCGATGCCCCAACCCTTCTGCGCCAGGGAGAGCGAAGTTGGGAGGTCGAGTTGCTCGACTTGTCTCTCAAAGGCTTGCTGATCAAGTGTCCAGAGCCCTGGGCTCCCGATCTGACCCAGGATTTCGAGGCCATCGTCACGCTCAGCCCGGAGGTGACGTTGCAGATGCAAGTCGAACTGCGCCATGAAGAGGGCCATCAGTTGGGCTTTATTTGCCTCTATATCGATGTCGATTCAATGAGTCATTTGCACCGTCTTGTGGAACTCAACCTGGCAGACAGCACAGAAATGATGCGTGAGCTGCGGGAATTGATCGAAGTTTAAAATCTTTTAGCCTGCTACCTAGTTTTCCGCTCTTGGCATTTCTGTCCGTTTGGACAGCTTTCCAACCCTTTCCTGTGTCCCCACGCAGCCTTGCGAGGCCTGCGTGCGGGTGTTGGAACGATAACTGCATTCACTTACCGAGCCAAATGGCCTGTAAGACTGTTCCTACGCAAATCTAAAAATTGTATACAATTGTTCTGGCGTTCCCATGCCGGACTTGTCTACAGTAGCGCCACAACAATAAATCAGAGACCCCGTCCATGAATACGTCCTCCCCTAGCACGTCTTCAGCCCCACGTCCCGAAGACGAGAATCTGGGCCTAGGTGCCAACCTGGCGTACGGCCTGCAACACGTTTTGACGATGTATGGCGGCATTGTCGCGGTACCCCTGATCCTTGGTCAGGCCGCGGGCCTGACGCCGGCGGATATCGGCCTGCTGATCGCTGCATCGCTGTTTGCGGGTGGGTTGGCAACGCTGCTGCAAACGCTGGGTCTGCCCTGGTTCGGCTGCCAACTGCCATTGGTGCAGGGGGTTTCGTTTGCAGGCGTGGCGACCATGGGTGCGATCCTCAGCAGTGAAGGTGGCGGCGGCTTGCCTGGCGTCCTTGGCGCTGTCATGGCAGCGTCCTTTATCGGGTTTCTGATCACACCGGTGTTCTCGCGGATCACCAAGTACTTCCCGCCACTGGTGACCGGTATCGTCATCACCACCATCGGCCTGACGCTGATGCCAGTTGCAGCACGTTGGGTTATGGGAGGCAACAGCAAAGCCCCCGATTTCGGCAGCATGTCGAATATCGGCCTGGCAGCACTGACCTTCGCCATCGTCCTGATCCTGAGCAAACTGGGCAGCGCAACAATTTCGCGCCTGTCCATCCTGCTGGCCATGGTGATCGGCACCCTGATTGCCTGGTCGCTGGGCATGGCCGATTTCAGCAAGGTTCTAGACGGCCCGCTGGTCGCGATGCCTTCGCCCTTCCACTTCGGCATGCCGACCTTCCACATCGCCGCCATCCTGTCGATGTGCATCGTGATCATGGTTACCTTGGTGGAAACCTCGGCAGACATCCTCGCTGTCGGTGAAATCATCGACACCAAGGTCGACTCCAAGCGCCTGGGTAATGGTCTGCGCGCCGACATGGCATCGAGCATCCTGGCGCCGATATTCGGCTCGTTCACCCAAAGCGCCTTCGCTCAGAACGTCGGGCTGGTGGCGGTCACCGGTGTGAAGAGTCGATATGTGGTGGCAACCGGTGGAGTGATCCTGGTGGTACTGGGCCTGCTGCCCATCATGGGCCGGGTGATTGCCGCCGTACCGACTTCAGTCCTCGGTGGCGCCGGCATCGTGTTGTTCGGCACCGTAGCAGCCAGCGGTATCCGTACGCTCTCCAAAGTCAGCTACAAGAACAACGTCAACCTGATCATCGTCGCAGCCTCGCTGGGCTTTGGCATGATCCCGATCGCTGCTCCCAACTTCTACGCACAATTCCCTAACTGGTTCGAGACCATCTTCCACTCCGGCATCAGCTCGGCAGCGATCATGGCCATTGTCCTGAACCTGGTGTTCAACCACTTCACCGCAGGCAACTCCGACCAGCAGTCTGTATTCGCTGCCGCCTATGAACGCACCATCCACTACTCGGATATCTCCGCCCTTCGTGACGGTGACTACTTCGAGGACGGCAAGCTGTTCAACGCTGATGGGATAGAAGTTCCAGTCAGGGGGGAAGGCGAGCATGGAGAGCCGCCAGCGCGACGAGAGGCCGTGTCGGAGCATTGATCCGACAGGCTGAAAAAATAAAAGGGCCGGTGCACATGCACCGGCCCTTTGGTTTTATTGGCACCTGATCGTTATTCGAACAGCGCATCCAGCGCCTGTTCCAGCCGG is a window of Pseudomonas sp. DG56-2 DNA encoding:
- a CDS encoding PilZ domain-containing protein, with the protein product MSDHEERRRFQRVTFDAPTLLRQGERSWEVELLDLSLKGLLIKCPEPWAPDLTQDFEAIVTLSPEVTLQMQVELRHEEGHQLGFICLYIDVDSMSHLHRLVELNLADSTEMMRELRELIEV
- a CDS encoding nucleobase:cation symporter-2 family protein; this translates as MNTSSPSTSSAPRPEDENLGLGANLAYGLQHVLTMYGGIVAVPLILGQAAGLTPADIGLLIAASLFAGGLATLLQTLGLPWFGCQLPLVQGVSFAGVATMGAILSSEGGGGLPGVLGAVMAASFIGFLITPVFSRITKYFPPLVTGIVITTIGLTLMPVAARWVMGGNSKAPDFGSMSNIGLAALTFAIVLILSKLGSATISRLSILLAMVIGTLIAWSLGMADFSKVLDGPLVAMPSPFHFGMPTFHIAAILSMCIVIMVTLVETSADILAVGEIIDTKVDSKRLGNGLRADMASSILAPIFGSFTQSAFAQNVGLVAVTGVKSRYVVATGGVILVVLGLLPIMGRVIAAVPTSVLGGAGIVLFGTVAASGIRTLSKVSYKNNVNLIIVAASLGFGMIPIAAPNFYAQFPNWFETIFHSGISSAAIMAIVLNLVFNHFTAGNSDQQSVFAAAYERTIHYSDISALRDGDYFEDGKLFNADGIEVPVRGEGEHGEPPARREAVSEH
- a CDS encoding carbon starvation CstA family protein translates to MNNNNSLLRHIPWLALAVIGACALGVVALRRGEAINALWIVVASVAIYLVAYRYYSLFIATKVMQLDPRRATPAVLNNDGLDYVPTNKHILFGHHFAAIAGAGPLVGPVLAAQMGYLPGTLWLIAGVVLAGAVQDFMILFLSTRRNGRSLGDMVREEMGRIPGTIALFGCFLIMIIILAVLALIVVKALAESPWGMFTVMATIPIAMFMGIYMRYIRPGRIGEISLMGVVLLLLSIWLGGQVAADPVWGPAFTFTGVQITWMLVGYGFVAAVLPVWLVLAPRDYLSTFLKIGTIVGLAIGILIIAPELKMPALTQFTDGTGPVWKGTLFPFLFITIACGAVSGFHALISSGTTPKLLDNETNARYIGYGGMLMESFVAIMAMVAASVIEPGVYFAMNSPAAVVGSDVVSVAQTVSSWGFAITPDALEAVAKDIGEHTILARAGGAPTLAVGIAQILHQVLPGENTMAFWYHFAILFEALFILTAVDAGTRAGRFMLQDLLGSFVPALKRTESWAANLIATAGCVALWGYLLYQGVIDPLGGINTLWPLFGISNQMLAGIALMLGTVVLIKMKRQRYMWVTLLPAVWLLICTTTAGFIKLFDPNPAVGFLALANKYSTALDAGQVLAPAKDIGQMQHVIFNAYTNAALTGLFLFVVFSILFFALKVGIGALNKKERTDKESPFQALPDA